A section of the Oncorhynchus gorbuscha isolate QuinsamMale2020 ecotype Even-year linkage group LG04, OgorEven_v1.0, whole genome shotgun sequence genome encodes:
- the LOC124033304 gene encoding rabphilin-3A-like isoform X1, with the protein MTNAVMGGSSDRWVPNDRQMSMHANDKEQGNWTNQARPGPDAPDLTDEEKEIINGVIARAEKMEAMEQERIGRLVNRLDDMKKTVCGDGVNRCLLCGEQLGVPGVSSVVCEDCKKHMCTKCGVQNGSRSRSVWLCKICSEQREVWKRSGAWFFKGFPKQFLPSPMPISKSKESSAQRAPEPASSDPRAAAGHPQSQARAGPEELGHAGKPPVAPKPSDVRMATGGTGHGYNEGGAQNSPVALQKAVPVQSSRPPPAASAQQAPLETEGGGYSTSGAPVEERVPPAVREERRQPTTYNPVPARQQAPPPEEEDANSYDSDEATTLGGLEFSLLYEQENNSLHCSILKAKGLKPMDSNGLADPYVKLHLLPGASKSNKLRTKTLRNTRNPAWNETLVYHGLTDEDMQRKTLRISVCDEDKFGHNEFIGETRIALKKLKINQKNNFNVCLERVVPTKKTATAGGARGISLYEDEGGKEVGDVEERGRILISLTYSTQQNRLLVGVVRCVHLAAMDANGYSDPFVEICLRPDMGKKAKNKTNIKKKNLNPEYNEEFSYDIKHSDLAKKTLDISVWDYDIGKSNDYIGGCQLGITAKGERLKHWYECLKNKDKKIERWHTLLNENPVNSN; encoded by the exons ATGACGAACGCAGTGATGGGCGGTAGCTCGGACCGCTGGGTGCCCAACGATAGGCAGATGAGCATGCATGCCAA TGATAAGGAACA GGGCAACTGGACCaaccaggccaggccaggtcCCGACGCTCCGGACCTGACCGACGAGGAGAAGGAGATCATTAACGGTGTGATCGCCCGTGCTGAGAAGATGGAGGCCATGGAGCAGGAGAGAATTGG ACGCCTGGTGAACCGTCTAGATGACATGAAGAAGACGGTGTGTGGGGACGGGGTGAACCGCTGTCTGCTGTGTGGGGAGCAGCTGGGTGTTCCAGGGGTCAGCTCAGTGGTTTGTGAGGACTGCAAAAAG CACATGTGCACCAAGTGTGGAGTGCAGAACGGCAGCCGGTCGCGCTCTGTGTGGCTCTGCAAGATCTGCAGCGAACAGCGAGAG GTGTGGAAGCGATCTGGTGCTTGGTTCTTTAAAGGCTTTCCTAAGCAGTTCCTGCCCTCGCCCATGCCCATCTCCAAGTCCAAAGAGTCAAGTGCCCAGCGAGCCCCAGAGCCAGCATCATCTGACCCCAGGGCTGCAGCTGGTCATCCCCAATCACAGGCCAGAG CAGGACCAGAGGAACTGGGGCATGCTGGCAAACCACCTGTGGCCCCTAAGCCGTCAGATGTTCGCATGGCCACTGGTGGGACTGGTCATGGTTACAATGAGGGAGGTGCTCAGAACAGCCCAGTGGCGCTGCAGAAGGCTGTTCCAGTCCAGAGCTCCAGGCCCCCTCCAGCAGCATCGGCCCAGCAGG CTCCACTGGAGACGGAGGGAGGTGGCTACTCCACTAGCGGTGCtccagtggaggagagagtgccTCCTGCAgtgcgggaggagaggagacagccaacCACCTACAACCCCGTTCCTGCTCGACAACAAGCCCCTCCGCCTGAGGAGGAGGATGCAAACAGCTATGACTCAGATGAGGCCA CCACTCTGGGCGGCTTGGAGTTTAGCTTGCTTTATGAGCAGGAGAACAACAGTCTCCACTGCAGCATCCTCAAAGCCAAG GGACTGAAGCCCATGGACTCGAACGGACTGGCTGATCCCTATGTCAAGCTGCATCTATTGCCAGGGGCCAGTAAG TCCAACAAGCTACGCACCAAGACCCTGAGAAACACCCGTAACCCTGCCTGGAACGAGACCCTGGTCTACCACGGACTCACAGACGAGGACATGCAGCGCAAGACTCTCAG GATCTCTGTCTGTGATGAGGACAAGTTTGGGCATAATGAGTTTATCGGAGAAACTCGCATTGCGCTGAAGAAACTGAAGATCAACCAGAAAAACAACTTCAACGTGTGTCTCGAGAGAGTTGTCCCT ACAAAGAAGACTGCAACAGCTGGAGGGGCTCGAGGCATTTCGCTCTACGAGGATGAG gGTGGGAAGGAGGTTGGAGATGTGGAGGAGCGTGGTCGTATCTTGATCTCCCTCACGTACAGCACCCAGCAGAATCGTCTCCTCGTGGGTGTGGTGCGCTGTGTTCACCTGGCCGCCATGGATGCCAATGGATACTCTGACCCATTTGTCGAAAT ATGCCTGAGACCTGATATGGGGAAGAAGGCCAAGAACAAAACAAATATCAAGAAGAAGAACCTGAACCCAGAGTACAACGAG GAATTTAGCTATGACATCAAGCACAGCGACCTGGCTAAGAAGACCCTGGACATCTCAGTGTGGGACTACGACATTGGGAAATCCAACGATTACATCG GTGGGTGCCAGCTGGGCATCACAGCCAAAGGGGAGCGGCTGAAGCACTGGTATGAGTGCCTGAAGAACAAGGACAAGAAGATAGAGCGCTGGCACACCCTGTTGAATGAGAATCCTGTCAACAGCAACTAA
- the LOC124033304 gene encoding rabphilin-3A-like isoform X3 yields MTNAVMGGSSDRWVPNDRQMSMHANDKEQGNWTNQARPGPDAPDLTDEEKEIINGVIARAEKMEAMEQERIGRLVNRLDDMKKTVCGDGVNRCLLCGEQLGVPGVSSVVCEDCKKHMCTKCGVQNGSRSRSVWLCKICSEQREVWKRSGAWFFKGFPKQFLPSPMPISKSKESSAQRAPEPASSDPRAAAGHPQSQARAGPEELGHAGKPPVAPKPSDVRMATGGTGHGYNEGGAQNSPVALQKAVPVQSSRPPPAASAQQAPLETEGGGYSTSGAPVEERVPPAVREERRQPTTYNPVPARQQAPPPEEEDANSYDSDEATTLGGLEFSLLYEQENNSLHCSILKAKGLKPMDSNGLADPYVKLHLLPGASKSNKLRTKTLRNTRNPAWNETLVYHGLTDEDMQRKTLRISVCDEDKFGHNEFIGETRIALKKLKINQKNNFNTKKTATAGGARGISLYEDEGGKEVGDVEERGRILISLTYSTQQNRLLVGVVRCVHLAAMDANGYSDPFVEICLRPDMGKKAKNKTNIKKKNLNPEYNEEFSYDIKHSDLAKKTLDISVWDYDIGKSNDYIGGCQLGITAKGERLKHWYECLKNKDKKIERWHTLLNENPVNSN; encoded by the exons ATGACGAACGCAGTGATGGGCGGTAGCTCGGACCGCTGGGTGCCCAACGATAGGCAGATGAGCATGCATGCCAA TGATAAGGAACA GGGCAACTGGACCaaccaggccaggccaggtcCCGACGCTCCGGACCTGACCGACGAGGAGAAGGAGATCATTAACGGTGTGATCGCCCGTGCTGAGAAGATGGAGGCCATGGAGCAGGAGAGAATTGG ACGCCTGGTGAACCGTCTAGATGACATGAAGAAGACGGTGTGTGGGGACGGGGTGAACCGCTGTCTGCTGTGTGGGGAGCAGCTGGGTGTTCCAGGGGTCAGCTCAGTGGTTTGTGAGGACTGCAAAAAG CACATGTGCACCAAGTGTGGAGTGCAGAACGGCAGCCGGTCGCGCTCTGTGTGGCTCTGCAAGATCTGCAGCGAACAGCGAGAG GTGTGGAAGCGATCTGGTGCTTGGTTCTTTAAAGGCTTTCCTAAGCAGTTCCTGCCCTCGCCCATGCCCATCTCCAAGTCCAAAGAGTCAAGTGCCCAGCGAGCCCCAGAGCCAGCATCATCTGACCCCAGGGCTGCAGCTGGTCATCCCCAATCACAGGCCAGAG CAGGACCAGAGGAACTGGGGCATGCTGGCAAACCACCTGTGGCCCCTAAGCCGTCAGATGTTCGCATGGCCACTGGTGGGACTGGTCATGGTTACAATGAGGGAGGTGCTCAGAACAGCCCAGTGGCGCTGCAGAAGGCTGTTCCAGTCCAGAGCTCCAGGCCCCCTCCAGCAGCATCGGCCCAGCAGG CTCCACTGGAGACGGAGGGAGGTGGCTACTCCACTAGCGGTGCtccagtggaggagagagtgccTCCTGCAgtgcgggaggagaggagacagccaacCACCTACAACCCCGTTCCTGCTCGACAACAAGCCCCTCCGCCTGAGGAGGAGGATGCAAACAGCTATGACTCAGATGAGGCCA CCACTCTGGGCGGCTTGGAGTTTAGCTTGCTTTATGAGCAGGAGAACAACAGTCTCCACTGCAGCATCCTCAAAGCCAAG GGACTGAAGCCCATGGACTCGAACGGACTGGCTGATCCCTATGTCAAGCTGCATCTATTGCCAGGGGCCAGTAAG TCCAACAAGCTACGCACCAAGACCCTGAGAAACACCCGTAACCCTGCCTGGAACGAGACCCTGGTCTACCACGGACTCACAGACGAGGACATGCAGCGCAAGACTCTCAG GATCTCTGTCTGTGATGAGGACAAGTTTGGGCATAATGAGTTTATCGGAGAAACTCGCATTGCGCTGAAGAAACTGAAGATCAACCAGAAAAACAACTTCAAC ACAAAGAAGACTGCAACAGCTGGAGGGGCTCGAGGCATTTCGCTCTACGAGGATGAG gGTGGGAAGGAGGTTGGAGATGTGGAGGAGCGTGGTCGTATCTTGATCTCCCTCACGTACAGCACCCAGCAGAATCGTCTCCTCGTGGGTGTGGTGCGCTGTGTTCACCTGGCCGCCATGGATGCCAATGGATACTCTGACCCATTTGTCGAAAT ATGCCTGAGACCTGATATGGGGAAGAAGGCCAAGAACAAAACAAATATCAAGAAGAAGAACCTGAACCCAGAGTACAACGAG GAATTTAGCTATGACATCAAGCACAGCGACCTGGCTAAGAAGACCCTGGACATCTCAGTGTGGGACTACGACATTGGGAAATCCAACGATTACATCG GTGGGTGCCAGCTGGGCATCACAGCCAAAGGGGAGCGGCTGAAGCACTGGTATGAGTGCCTGAAGAACAAGGACAAGAAGATAGAGCGCTGGCACACCCTGTTGAATGAGAATCCTGTCAACAGCAACTAA
- the LOC124033304 gene encoding rabphilin-3A-like isoform X2, translating to MTNAVMGGSSDRWVPNDRQMSMHAKGNWTNQARPGPDAPDLTDEEKEIINGVIARAEKMEAMEQERIGRLVNRLDDMKKTVCGDGVNRCLLCGEQLGVPGVSSVVCEDCKKHMCTKCGVQNGSRSRSVWLCKICSEQREVWKRSGAWFFKGFPKQFLPSPMPISKSKESSAQRAPEPASSDPRAAAGHPQSQARAGPEELGHAGKPPVAPKPSDVRMATGGTGHGYNEGGAQNSPVALQKAVPVQSSRPPPAASAQQAPLETEGGGYSTSGAPVEERVPPAVREERRQPTTYNPVPARQQAPPPEEEDANSYDSDEATTLGGLEFSLLYEQENNSLHCSILKAKGLKPMDSNGLADPYVKLHLLPGASKSNKLRTKTLRNTRNPAWNETLVYHGLTDEDMQRKTLRISVCDEDKFGHNEFIGETRIALKKLKINQKNNFNVCLERVVPTKKTATAGGARGISLYEDEGGKEVGDVEERGRILISLTYSTQQNRLLVGVVRCVHLAAMDANGYSDPFVEICLRPDMGKKAKNKTNIKKKNLNPEYNEEFSYDIKHSDLAKKTLDISVWDYDIGKSNDYIGGCQLGITAKGERLKHWYECLKNKDKKIERWHTLLNENPVNSN from the exons ATGACGAACGCAGTGATGGGCGGTAGCTCGGACCGCTGGGTGCCCAACGATAGGCAGATGAGCATGCATGCCAA GGGCAACTGGACCaaccaggccaggccaggtcCCGACGCTCCGGACCTGACCGACGAGGAGAAGGAGATCATTAACGGTGTGATCGCCCGTGCTGAGAAGATGGAGGCCATGGAGCAGGAGAGAATTGG ACGCCTGGTGAACCGTCTAGATGACATGAAGAAGACGGTGTGTGGGGACGGGGTGAACCGCTGTCTGCTGTGTGGGGAGCAGCTGGGTGTTCCAGGGGTCAGCTCAGTGGTTTGTGAGGACTGCAAAAAG CACATGTGCACCAAGTGTGGAGTGCAGAACGGCAGCCGGTCGCGCTCTGTGTGGCTCTGCAAGATCTGCAGCGAACAGCGAGAG GTGTGGAAGCGATCTGGTGCTTGGTTCTTTAAAGGCTTTCCTAAGCAGTTCCTGCCCTCGCCCATGCCCATCTCCAAGTCCAAAGAGTCAAGTGCCCAGCGAGCCCCAGAGCCAGCATCATCTGACCCCAGGGCTGCAGCTGGTCATCCCCAATCACAGGCCAGAG CAGGACCAGAGGAACTGGGGCATGCTGGCAAACCACCTGTGGCCCCTAAGCCGTCAGATGTTCGCATGGCCACTGGTGGGACTGGTCATGGTTACAATGAGGGAGGTGCTCAGAACAGCCCAGTGGCGCTGCAGAAGGCTGTTCCAGTCCAGAGCTCCAGGCCCCCTCCAGCAGCATCGGCCCAGCAGG CTCCACTGGAGACGGAGGGAGGTGGCTACTCCACTAGCGGTGCtccagtggaggagagagtgccTCCTGCAgtgcgggaggagaggagacagccaacCACCTACAACCCCGTTCCTGCTCGACAACAAGCCCCTCCGCCTGAGGAGGAGGATGCAAACAGCTATGACTCAGATGAGGCCA CCACTCTGGGCGGCTTGGAGTTTAGCTTGCTTTATGAGCAGGAGAACAACAGTCTCCACTGCAGCATCCTCAAAGCCAAG GGACTGAAGCCCATGGACTCGAACGGACTGGCTGATCCCTATGTCAAGCTGCATCTATTGCCAGGGGCCAGTAAG TCCAACAAGCTACGCACCAAGACCCTGAGAAACACCCGTAACCCTGCCTGGAACGAGACCCTGGTCTACCACGGACTCACAGACGAGGACATGCAGCGCAAGACTCTCAG GATCTCTGTCTGTGATGAGGACAAGTTTGGGCATAATGAGTTTATCGGAGAAACTCGCATTGCGCTGAAGAAACTGAAGATCAACCAGAAAAACAACTTCAACGTGTGTCTCGAGAGAGTTGTCCCT ACAAAGAAGACTGCAACAGCTGGAGGGGCTCGAGGCATTTCGCTCTACGAGGATGAG gGTGGGAAGGAGGTTGGAGATGTGGAGGAGCGTGGTCGTATCTTGATCTCCCTCACGTACAGCACCCAGCAGAATCGTCTCCTCGTGGGTGTGGTGCGCTGTGTTCACCTGGCCGCCATGGATGCCAATGGATACTCTGACCCATTTGTCGAAAT ATGCCTGAGACCTGATATGGGGAAGAAGGCCAAGAACAAAACAAATATCAAGAAGAAGAACCTGAACCCAGAGTACAACGAG GAATTTAGCTATGACATCAAGCACAGCGACCTGGCTAAGAAGACCCTGGACATCTCAGTGTGGGACTACGACATTGGGAAATCCAACGATTACATCG GTGGGTGCCAGCTGGGCATCACAGCCAAAGGGGAGCGGCTGAAGCACTGGTATGAGTGCCTGAAGAACAAGGACAAGAAGATAGAGCGCTGGCACACCCTGTTGAATGAGAATCCTGTCAACAGCAACTAA